Proteins from one Cryptomeria japonica chromosome 4, Sugi_1.0, whole genome shotgun sequence genomic window:
- the LOC131079035 gene encoding probable 2-oxoglutarate-dependent dioxygenase SLC1 isoform X2 has protein sequence MTKLQRSHMGSVNCQKISVGEEEIDKNFWQSVKSLSEQKIERLPTKYILPPSQRPKLNEIFAQQTYDLPVIDLSGLQGDRRSEVVKAIGNAAAQKGFFQVVNHGIPEMVVEEMLKVSSEYFEVPLEERQKFMSTDVRKPIRYGTSWNQLNDTCFCWRDFLKHYCHPLDEMVHMWPSNPPQYRCVVACYSEQVKLLATELMAAMMEHLEIKSTSIQKTFKNGSQMMVLNCYPPCPQPNLTLGMLPHSDYGCITILLQDEVEGLQVQDEGLWKSVRPLPGSFLINIGDHLEVLSNGRFKSAIHRVVVNSERSRVSVATVHSLPFHVKISPCPELIDEHHPKMYRDTNFNDFLNSLTCSRFNGIRFLDSIKLYTT, from the exons ATGACGAAACTTCAACGCAGTCATATGGGTTCTGTAAATTGTCAGAAGATTAGTGttggagaagaagaaattgataAGAATTTCTGGCAGAGTGTGAAATCTCTGTCAGAGCAGAAGATTGAAAGGCTGCCCACCAAATATATTCTTCCTCCATCACAACGTCCAAAGTTGAATGAGATTTTTGCTCAGCAAACTTATGATTTGCCGGTGATAGATTTATCAGGTCTGCAAGGTGACCGGAGATCAGAGGTTGTTAAGGCCATAGGAAATGCAGCTGCACAGAAGGGATTCTTTCAG GTTGTTAACCATGGGATCCCTGAGATGGTTGTGGAGGAGATGTTGAAGGTGTCATCTGAATATTTTGAGGTGCCACTGGAGGAGAGGCAGAAATTCATGTCAACAGATGTTAGGAAGCCAATACGATATGGAACTAGTTGGAATCAACTCAATGATACATGTTTTTGTTGGCGTGATTTTTTGAAGCATTACTGTCATCCACTTGATGAAATGGTTCATATGTGGCCATCTAATCCCCCTCAATACAG GTGTGTAGTTGCATGCTATTCTGAACAAGTGAAATTACTAGCGACAGAGCTAATGGCAGCTATGATGGAGCACCTTGAAATAAAGTCCACAAGCatacaaaaaacattcaagaaTGGAAGTCAAATGATGGTGCTCAATTGTTACCCTCCTTGTCCACAACCAAATCTCACTTTGGGCATGTTACCACATTCAGACTATGGTTGCATCACAATACTCTTGCAGGATGAAGTAGAAGGCCTACAAGTACAAGACGAAGGACTTTGGAAATCCGTGCGCCCTTTACCTGGTTCTTTCTTAATCAACATTGGAGACCATTTAGAG GTGTTGAGCAATGGAAGATTCAAGAGTGCAATCCATCGTGTTGTAGTGAATTCTGAGAGGTCGCGTGTATCAGTAGCAACAGTGCACAGCTTGCCTTTCCATGTGAAGATAAGTCCCTGTCCTGAGCTCATTGATGAGCACCACCCTAAGATGTATAGGGATACaaatttcaatgacttcttgaactCACTCACCTGCAGTCGATTCAATGGCATACGCTTTCTGGACTCTATCAAATTATACACTACTTGA